A part of Cryptosporangium aurantiacum genomic DNA contains:
- a CDS encoding FecCD family ABC transporter permease, whose amino-acid sequence MATLVDQPPRATSATAAANLRRGGVLLGALLLLVVVCALSLLLGTRNVSPGTVWDALFHYAGTDDQSIVRDLRVPRTVLGLLVGVAFAVCGAVIQAVTRNPLADTQILGINSGAALFVVIAIGFLGFTSYWSYVWFAFIGVAVALIGVYVLGSAGRGAPTPIQLTLAGVALGAVLEGASQGVRLIKPRAFDYLRFWDVGSLAGRSLDVAAAAAPFIVVGTLLAVAVARSLNAVSLGDDMAKALGVNLARTRFVALLAIMLLAGGGTAAVGPIWFLGLVVPHLARWVVGTDQRWILGFTVLVGPIVILVADIVGRLIVRPGELRVGIVTAFIGAPVLIWWIRTRKVVSGP is encoded by the coding sequence GTGGCCACACTGGTCGACCAGCCTCCCCGGGCCACCAGCGCAACCGCCGCGGCGAACCTTCGCCGCGGCGGCGTGCTGCTGGGCGCGCTGTTACTCCTGGTAGTCGTGTGCGCGCTGAGCCTCCTGCTGGGCACCCGCAACGTCAGCCCCGGCACGGTCTGGGACGCGTTGTTCCACTACGCCGGCACCGACGACCAGTCGATCGTCCGGGACCTGCGGGTGCCGCGGACGGTGCTGGGTCTCCTCGTCGGGGTGGCCTTCGCGGTCTGCGGCGCGGTGATCCAGGCGGTGACCCGCAACCCGCTCGCCGACACCCAGATCCTCGGCATCAACTCCGGGGCGGCGCTGTTCGTGGTGATCGCGATCGGGTTCCTGGGCTTCACCAGCTACTGGTCGTACGTGTGGTTCGCGTTCATCGGGGTCGCGGTCGCGCTGATCGGGGTCTACGTGCTCGGGTCGGCCGGGCGGGGCGCCCCCACGCCGATCCAGCTGACGCTGGCCGGGGTGGCGCTCGGGGCGGTGCTGGAAGGCGCGTCGCAAGGCGTCCGGCTGATCAAGCCGCGGGCGTTCGACTACCTGCGATTTTGGGACGTCGGGTCGCTGGCCGGGCGATCGCTGGACGTCGCGGCCGCGGCGGCGCCGTTCATCGTCGTCGGGACGCTGCTCGCGGTCGCGGTCGCGCGGTCGCTGAACGCGGTCTCGCTCGGCGACGACATGGCCAAAGCGCTGGGCGTCAACCTCGCCCGGACGCGGTTCGTCGCGCTACTGGCGATCATGCTGCTGGCCGGTGGCGGGACCGCGGCCGTCGGGCCGATCTGGTTCCTCGGCCTGGTCGTCCCGCACCTGGCCCGCTGGGTCGTCGGCACCGACCAGCGCTGGATCCTCGGCTTCACGGTCCTCGTCGGGCCGATCGTGATCCTCGTCGCCGACATCGTCGGCCGGCTGATCGTCCGCCCCGGCGAGCTACGGGTCGGGATCGTCACCGCGTTCATCGGCGCGCCGGTCCTGATCTGGTGGATCCGGACCCGCAAGGTGGTGAGCGGGCCGTGA
- a CDS encoding lysine N(6)-hydroxylase/L-ornithine N(5)-oxygenase family protein: MTELGLDLVGIGFGPSNLAMAIAVAEHNARPHDPERGPLGTVATRFLERQPEFGWHRGMLLEDATMQVSFLKDLVTLRNPTSEFSFLRYLHDQDRLVDFINHKTLFPLRVEFHDYFSWAAEQVSDQVSYDTEVISVLPVTDENGDVSEVDVVARSAGAIVTHRARNLVIGTGLRPRMPAGVQQSARVWHSSDLLRNVGSIRGTDPRRLVVVGAGQSAAEAVAFLHEQFPAAEVCAVISRYGYSPADDSSFANRIFDPGAVDEYFDAPDDVKQAMMAYHGNTNYSVVDIDLIQELYRRTYREKVLGRERLRLLNLTRTTSVEERPDGLAVTLQSLVSGERTALDADVVVFATGYHEADPYAVLGELGDLCLRDAQGRPQVGRDYRAVTDPRLRCGVYLQGGTEHTHGISSALLSNTAVRVGEVLDSVLQHRAATVLMAA, from the coding sequence ATGACTGAGCTCGGGCTCGATCTCGTCGGAATCGGCTTCGGCCCTTCCAACCTGGCGATGGCGATCGCGGTAGCGGAGCACAACGCTCGCCCTCACGACCCGGAGCGGGGTCCGCTGGGGACGGTCGCGACAAGATTCCTCGAGCGGCAGCCGGAGTTCGGCTGGCACCGCGGCATGCTGTTGGAAGACGCCACGATGCAGGTGTCCTTTCTCAAGGACCTGGTGACGCTGCGGAACCCGACCAGCGAGTTCAGCTTCCTGCGGTACCTGCACGACCAGGACCGCCTGGTCGACTTCATCAACCACAAGACGCTCTTCCCGCTGCGCGTGGAGTTCCACGACTACTTCAGCTGGGCCGCCGAGCAGGTCTCCGACCAGGTCAGCTACGACACCGAGGTGATCTCGGTGCTCCCGGTGACCGATGAGAACGGCGACGTGAGCGAAGTGGACGTCGTCGCGCGCAGCGCCGGTGCGATCGTCACCCACCGGGCCCGCAACCTCGTCATCGGCACCGGCCTGCGCCCGCGGATGCCCGCGGGCGTGCAGCAGTCGGCCCGGGTCTGGCACTCCAGCGACCTGCTGCGCAACGTCGGCTCGATCCGCGGCACCGATCCGCGCAGGCTCGTCGTCGTCGGCGCCGGTCAGAGCGCCGCCGAGGCCGTCGCGTTCCTGCACGAGCAGTTCCCGGCTGCCGAGGTCTGCGCGGTGATCTCGCGCTACGGCTACTCGCCCGCCGACGACAGCTCGTTCGCCAACCGGATCTTCGACCCGGGCGCGGTCGACGAGTACTTCGACGCTCCGGACGACGTCAAGCAGGCGATGATGGCCTACCACGGCAACACGAACTACTCCGTGGTGGACATCGACCTGATCCAGGAGCTCTACCGCCGGACCTACCGCGAGAAGGTGCTCGGCCGGGAGCGGCTGCGCCTGCTCAACCTCACCCGGACGACGTCGGTCGAGGAGCGCCCGGACGGGCTCGCGGTCACGCTGCAGTCGCTGGTCAGCGGCGAACGCACGGCGCTCGACGCGGACGTCGTCGTGTTCGCGACCGGGTACCACGAGGCCGACCCGTACGCGGTGCTCGGCGAACTCGGTGACCTCTGCCTGCGCGACGCGCAGGGCCGCCCGCAGGTCGGGCGCGACTACCGGGCGGTCACCGACCCCCGGCTGCGCTGCGGCGTCTACCTGCAGGGCGGCACCGAGCACACGCACGGGATCTCGTCCGCGCTGCTGTCGAACACGGCGGTCCGAGTGGGCGAGGTGCTCGACTCGGTGCTCCAACACCGCGCCGCCACAGTACTGATGGCCGCCTGA
- a CDS encoding methionyl-tRNA formyltransferase, with the protein MRVVMFGYQTWGHRTLRALLDSDHDVVGVVTHHPGGGVYERVWSDSVADLAESAGVPVLLRDRPDDDELYETLRSLAPDVIVANNWRTWIPPRIFELPRLGTLNIHDALLPAYAGFSPLIWALINGETEVGVTAHLMDATLDAGPIVAQRAIPVGPKDTATDLFHATLDLIEPILLDALTELGSGRTDFPAQDRTKASFFHKRSEEDIRIDWTWSAEELERLVRAQSAPYPAAFCYHGAERLEILAADVSAAVYGGTPGRIFYREGDGVAIVAGADARRGRNRALLVRTVRTSEGKELPALEYFTRMGGYLTSAPRTTRSESSK; encoded by the coding sequence ATGAGGGTCGTTATGTTCGGCTACCAAACCTGGGGGCATCGGACCCTCCGGGCCCTGCTGGACTCCGACCACGACGTCGTCGGAGTCGTGACCCATCACCCGGGCGGCGGTGTCTACGAGCGAGTGTGGTCCGATTCGGTCGCTGACCTGGCCGAATCCGCCGGCGTGCCGGTCCTGTTACGGGACCGTCCGGACGACGACGAGCTGTACGAAACGCTGCGTTCGCTGGCTCCAGACGTCATCGTCGCGAACAACTGGCGCACCTGGATTCCCCCGCGCATCTTCGAACTCCCCCGCCTCGGCACGCTCAACATCCACGATGCACTGCTGCCGGCCTACGCCGGCTTCTCCCCGCTGATCTGGGCGTTGATCAACGGTGAGACCGAGGTCGGCGTCACTGCCCACCTGATGGACGCGACGCTGGACGCCGGCCCGATCGTGGCGCAGCGGGCGATCCCGGTGGGTCCGAAGGACACCGCGACCGACCTCTTCCACGCGACGCTCGACCTGATCGAGCCCATCCTGCTGGACGCGCTGACCGAGCTGGGCAGCGGCCGCACGGACTTCCCCGCGCAGGACCGCACGAAGGCCAGCTTCTTCCACAAGCGCTCCGAAGAGGACATCCGGATCGACTGGACCTGGTCGGCCGAGGAGCTGGAGCGGCTGGTGCGCGCGCAGTCCGCACCGTACCCGGCGGCGTTCTGCTACCACGGCGCCGAGCGGCTGGAGATCCTCGCCGCCGACGTGTCGGCCGCGGTGTACGGCGGCACGCCGGGGCGGATCTTCTACCGCGAGGGCGACGGGGTGGCGATCGTGGCCGGCGCCGACGCCCGCCGGGGACGCAACCGGGCGCTGCTGGTGCGGACGGTGCGGACGTCCGAGGGCAAGGAGCTGCCCGCCCTCGAGTACTTCACGCGGATGGGCGGCTACCTGACGAGCGCGCCGAGGACCACCCGCTCGGAGTCCAGCAAGTAG
- a CDS encoding GntR family transcriptional regulator, with translation MTTVSEPVLGSAARAVADLRERVTAGQLAPGTRLSETSWTGPLGVSRNTLREAFSTLIEEGLLVRVPHRGVFVATLSPAQIADIYRVRVLLECTALRQAPTDPPRVAGLRTAVDDAERHAAAGDWSAVGTANMRFHEQIIALADSPRLNAWMKQLTAELRLAFVAASDTAALHRPFVPLNAEIVALYEAGDAAGAADRLRDYLLDSERVVLGALVR, from the coding sequence ATGACGACCGTTTCGGAGCCGGTGCTCGGCTCGGCTGCCCGCGCGGTGGCCGACCTGCGGGAACGGGTCACCGCCGGGCAGCTCGCGCCGGGCACCCGGCTGTCGGAGACCTCCTGGACCGGGCCGCTCGGCGTGTCCCGCAACACGCTGCGCGAAGCGTTCAGCACGCTGATCGAGGAGGGTCTCCTGGTCCGCGTCCCGCACCGCGGCGTGTTCGTCGCGACGCTGTCGCCCGCGCAGATCGCCGACATCTACCGGGTGCGGGTCCTGCTCGAATGCACCGCGCTGCGGCAGGCGCCGACCGACCCGCCCCGGGTGGCGGGCCTTCGTACCGCTGTGGACGACGCTGAGCGCCACGCCGCCGCAGGCGACTGGAGCGCGGTCGGCACCGCGAACATGCGGTTCCACGAGCAGATCATCGCGCTGGCCGACAGCCCGCGGCTGAACGCCTGGATGAAGCAGCTGACCGCCGAGCTCCGCCTGGCGTTCGTCGCGGCCTCCGACACGGCGGCGCTGCACCGGCCGTTCGTCCCGCTCAACGCCGAGATCGTCGCGCTGTACGAGGCGGGGGACGCCGCCGGCGCCGCGGACCGGCTGCGGGACTACTTGCTGGACTCCGAGCGGGTGGTCCTCGGCGCGCTCGTCAGGTAG
- a CDS encoding putative hydro-lyase, which translates to MNTAALREQFRAGLVRPTAGLAPGVTQVNLIALPRDWAWDMLLYAQRNPQPCPVLDVSDPGVPSTVLAPDADLRTDLPLYRVWRDGALVEEAPDATAAWRDDLVAFLIGCSFTFESGLLAAGIEVRHIAAGSNVPMYRTNRECRPAGRLGGPLVVSMRPIPADRVSDAVRISGRYPAVHGAPVHVGDPDALGIPDLARPDYGDPVDVRPGEIPVFWACGVTPQAAVVASKVPYAVTHAPGHMFVTDTPDSRYQV; encoded by the coding sequence GTGAACACCGCGGCGCTCCGGGAGCAGTTCCGCGCCGGGCTGGTCCGCCCCACCGCCGGTCTCGCGCCGGGCGTCACCCAGGTGAACCTGATCGCGCTGCCCCGTGACTGGGCCTGGGACATGCTGCTCTACGCGCAGCGCAACCCGCAGCCGTGCCCGGTGCTCGACGTCTCCGACCCGGGCGTGCCGTCCACCGTGCTCGCTCCGGACGCCGACCTGCGCACCGACCTGCCGCTCTACCGCGTCTGGCGGGACGGCGCCCTGGTCGAGGAGGCACCGGACGCGACCGCGGCCTGGCGGGACGACCTGGTCGCGTTCCTGATCGGGTGCAGCTTCACGTTCGAGTCGGGCCTGCTCGCGGCCGGCATCGAGGTCCGCCACATCGCCGCGGGGTCCAACGTCCCGATGTACCGGACGAACCGGGAGTGCCGCCCGGCCGGGCGGCTCGGGGGGCCACTCGTCGTCTCGATGCGGCCGATCCCGGCCGACCGGGTGTCCGACGCGGTCCGGATCAGCGGACGCTACCCGGCCGTGCACGGCGCGCCGGTGCACGTCGGTGACCCCGACGCGCTGGGCATCCCGGACCTCGCCCGCCCCGACTACGGCGATCCGGTCGACGTGCGTCCCGGCGAAATCCCGGTGTTCTGGGCCTGCGGGGTCACACCGCAGGCCGCCGTGGTGGCGTCGAAGGTCCCGTACGCGGTGACGCACGCCCCGGGGCACATGTTCGTCACCGACACCCCGGACAGCCGCTACCAGGTCTGA
- a CDS encoding LamB/YcsF family protein, giving the protein MTHIDLNSDLGESFGTWRLGDDAAMLDVVTSANVACGFHAGDPRTLLETCARAVAAGVVIGAQVGYRDLPGFGRRFIDYAHADLVADVLYQLGALDGLARVAGGAIRYVKPHGALYNTIVHHEEQAAAVVEAVGRYDPALPVLGLPGSVFLRLAEKAGLRTVSEAFVDRGYTPAGTLVPRGEPGALLQDPAEVAERMVRLVERGEIVAVDGTVVPVRADSLCVHGDSPGAIAMAEAVRGALVRAGVTLAPFAGAEE; this is encoded by the coding sequence ATGACGCACATCGATCTCAACAGCGACCTGGGCGAGAGCTTCGGCACCTGGCGCCTCGGTGACGACGCCGCGATGCTCGACGTCGTCACCAGCGCGAACGTGGCCTGCGGGTTCCACGCGGGGGATCCGAGAACGCTCCTGGAGACCTGCGCGCGGGCGGTCGCGGCCGGTGTCGTGATCGGCGCCCAGGTCGGTTACCGCGACCTGCCGGGCTTCGGTCGCCGGTTCATCGACTACGCCCACGCGGACCTGGTCGCGGACGTGCTCTACCAGCTCGGGGCGCTGGACGGGCTGGCCAGGGTCGCCGGTGGCGCCATCCGTTACGTGAAGCCGCACGGCGCGCTCTACAACACGATCGTCCACCACGAGGAGCAGGCGGCGGCGGTCGTGGAGGCGGTCGGCCGGTACGACCCGGCGCTGCCCGTGCTCGGCCTGCCCGGTTCGGTGTTCCTGCGGCTGGCGGAGAAGGCGGGGCTGCGCACGGTCAGCGAGGCGTTCGTCGACCGCGGTTACACCCCCGCCGGAACGCTGGTGCCGCGCGGCGAGCCCGGCGCGCTGCTGCAAGACCCCGCCGAGGTCGCCGAGCGGATGGTGCGGCTGGTGGAACGCGGTGAGATCGTCGCGGTGGACGGCACGGTGGTGCCGGTCCGCGCGGATTCGCTGTGCGTCCACGGGGACTCGCCGGGCGCGATCGCGATGGCCGAAGCGGTGCGGGGTGCGCTGGTGCGCGCGGGGGTGACGCTCGCGCCGTTCGCCGGAGCGGAGGAGTGA
- a CDS encoding glycosyltransferase: protein MTDRAMRILFSTWPAHGHLLPLLPLLRAAQRAGHDVVLASGAEGAAEASRRGIAVWDVGPSRAEADAAFRADPPDLGALPPDQRMPTVIRGMFGAAAPQRAAALVPLAEQWRPDLVIHPITELAGAIAAERTGARHAVHGLGPLPAEAWEWFGARFGALCADWDVPGLEKAIVERPYLDNNPPLLQSDAVAAFRNRLPLRPEAGEPAGPDETLPWTAEQLDALPYDRTLHLTLGTLFHGATGVFETALAGLRRLPVNVLVTVGPGTDPGRLGPQPPQVLVADFAPHALLLPRCAGLVTQGGAGTIVAALCHGLPHLILPQGADQFVNGAAAERAGVALVLPPPELTADAVEEAARRLLDDPALTAAAHEARDEIAALPAPDAVLEMLTR, encoded by the coding sequence GTGACGGACCGAGCGATGCGGATCCTGTTCAGCACCTGGCCGGCGCACGGACACCTCCTTCCGCTGCTGCCGCTGCTCCGGGCCGCCCAGCGCGCCGGGCACGACGTCGTCCTCGCGTCGGGCGCGGAGGGCGCTGCCGAGGCGTCGCGGCGGGGGATCGCGGTCTGGGACGTCGGGCCGAGCCGCGCGGAGGCGGACGCGGCGTTCCGCGCCGACCCGCCCGACCTCGGAGCGCTGCCGCCGGACCAGCGAATGCCGACCGTGATCCGGGGGATGTTCGGTGCCGCCGCGCCGCAGCGGGCCGCGGCCCTGGTGCCGCTGGCCGAGCAGTGGCGGCCGGACCTGGTCATCCACCCGATCACCGAGCTGGCCGGCGCGATCGCGGCGGAGCGCACCGGCGCCCGGCACGCGGTGCACGGCCTGGGTCCGCTGCCCGCCGAGGCGTGGGAGTGGTTCGGCGCCCGCTTCGGTGCGCTCTGCGCCGACTGGGACGTCCCGGGGCTGGAGAAGGCCATCGTCGAGCGTCCGTATCTGGACAACAACCCGCCGTTGCTGCAGTCGGACGCGGTCGCTGCGTTCCGCAACCGGTTGCCGCTCCGGCCAGAGGCCGGAGAACCCGCGGGTCCGGACGAGACGCTGCCGTGGACCGCGGAGCAGTTGGACGCTCTGCCCTACGACCGGACGCTGCACCTGACGCTCGGGACGCTGTTCCACGGGGCGACCGGGGTGTTCGAAACCGCGCTGGCCGGGCTGCGGCGCCTGCCGGTGAACGTCCTGGTCACGGTCGGGCCGGGAACCGATCCGGGCCGTCTCGGCCCGCAGCCGCCACAGGTCCTGGTCGCGGACTTCGCGCCGCACGCGTTGCTGCTGCCGCGCTGCGCCGGGCTGGTCACGCAGGGCGGCGCCGGGACGATCGTCGCGGCGCTCTGCCACGGGCTGCCGCACCTGATCCTGCCGCAGGGCGCCGACCAGTTCGTCAACGGCGCGGCGGCGGAGCGCGCGGGTGTCGCGCTGGTGCTCCCGCCCCCGGAGCTGACCGCGGACGCCGTCGAAGAGGCGGCCCGCCGGCTGCTCGACGATCCGGCGCTCACCGCCGCCGCCCACGAGGCCCGCGACGAGATCGCCGCGCTGCCCGCCCCCGACGCGGTCCTGGAGATGCTGACGCGATGA
- a CDS encoding RNA polymerase sigma factor: MPLAPEGNGILAAETDQLLYERVQAADEAAFAELYDRYAELVHVVAVSLLRDRAAAEEVTQDVFVSMWTNPGAYQPERGSVRTWLTMLARRRAIDAVRAAESRQRLTTAAYSAVPPGPTPPDEAVLTSDLVATVRTAVDTLPDAQRTAILLAYHDGLTAGEISARLGIPEGTAKWRLRAGLQRLARRVTDDGHPDADPVPG, encoded by the coding sequence GTGCCCCTCGCACCGGAGGGAAACGGGATTCTGGCTGCCGAAACCGATCAGTTGCTCTACGAGCGCGTGCAGGCCGCCGACGAGGCGGCCTTCGCCGAGCTCTACGACCGGTACGCCGAACTGGTCCACGTCGTTGCGGTCAGCCTGTTGCGTGATCGGGCGGCTGCGGAGGAAGTGACGCAGGACGTGTTCGTCTCGATGTGGACGAACCCGGGCGCGTACCAGCCGGAGCGGGGATCGGTACGGACCTGGTTGACGATGCTGGCTCGCCGCCGCGCGATCGACGCGGTCCGCGCGGCCGAGAGTCGGCAGCGGCTGACCACCGCCGCGTACAGCGCCGTCCCGCCGGGTCCCACGCCGCCGGACGAGGCGGTGCTGACGTCGGACCTGGTCGCGACCGTGCGGACGGCCGTCGACACATTGCCCGACGCCCAGCGGACAGCGATCCTGCTCGCCTACCACGACGGGCTGACGGCGGGGGAGATCTCGGCCCGCCTGGGCATCCCGGAGGGCACGGCCAAGTGGCGGCTGCGGGCCGGTTTACAACGGCTGGCGCGCCGGGTCACGGACGACGGCCACCCCGACGCAGATCCGGTCCCCGGCTGA
- a CDS encoding maleylpyruvate isomerase family mycothiol-dependent enzyme, whose amino-acid sequence MVTEHDRFAAALGAWALGICEPDEARAVEVHLDGCAECRSEVDEVSAVVAALPAGAPRPAVSPALRSRIFDVARMVRPPAPPAPDAAGWYRSEVVALEAVLSTLAPDGWQLPTRAGLSVRDLVVHLTANDARLGTQLHLDTDADRNDPAPRRWRAQADALLAAHPTQLVRLTDSRFPRRTYADALVQRAFETWVHAADISAALGTPERSVPAPLANRIATLGVDLLPWAFALVGVDRPGRTVDLRFTDGGEHRVAIVPAGGARGGYSDRSGAPDAVVTIETAEFCALMGNRRTPATLRRQVEGDPGLAADLLRVVSTLGCE is encoded by the coding sequence GTGGTCACCGAACATGACCGGTTCGCTGCGGCACTCGGCGCATGGGCGCTGGGCATTTGCGAACCCGACGAGGCGCGAGCCGTCGAGGTCCATCTCGACGGCTGTGCGGAGTGTCGCAGCGAAGTCGATGAGGTCAGCGCCGTGGTGGCCGCGCTGCCCGCGGGGGCGCCGCGCCCTGCGGTGTCGCCGGCCCTCCGCAGCCGCATCTTCGACGTCGCCCGGATGGTCCGCCCACCGGCGCCGCCCGCCCCGGACGCTGCCGGCTGGTACCGGAGCGAGGTAGTGGCCCTCGAGGCCGTGCTGAGCACGCTCGCGCCGGACGGTTGGCAGCTCCCGACGAGGGCCGGGCTGTCCGTCCGGGACCTCGTCGTGCACCTGACGGCCAACGACGCGCGGCTGGGGACCCAGCTGCATCTGGATACGGACGCCGACCGCAACGACCCCGCGCCGCGGCGCTGGCGCGCTCAGGCCGACGCGTTGCTCGCCGCCCACCCGACCCAGCTCGTCCGGCTGACCGATTCTCGGTTCCCGCGCCGCACCTACGCTGACGCGCTGGTCCAGCGGGCGTTCGAGACGTGGGTGCACGCCGCGGACATCAGCGCGGCACTGGGAACACCGGAGCGAAGCGTGCCGGCGCCGCTCGCCAACCGGATCGCGACGCTCGGCGTCGATCTGCTGCCGTGGGCGTTCGCGCTCGTCGGCGTCGACCGGCCGGGCCGCACCGTCGACCTGCGTTTCACCGACGGCGGCGAGCATCGGGTAGCGATCGTGCCGGCCGGCGGGGCCCGGGGCGGATACTCGGACCGGTCCGGTGCGCCGGACGCCGTCGTGACGATCGAGACCGCGGAGTTCTGCGCGCTGATGGGCAACCGCCGCACGCCCGCGACGCTACGCAGGCAGGTCGAGGGCGATCCGGGGCTCGCGGCGGACCTTCTGCGCGTCGTCTCGACGCTCGGCTGCGAGTGA
- a CDS encoding exonuclease domain-containing protein, with amino-acid sequence MAAVSTDQLLNVVDIEATCWSGQPPAGSVSEIVEIGLAVVDLESAQRVERHRILVRPTRSRVSAFCTELTGLTQEEVDTGLDFAAACRLLESEHHSGRRPWASWGDYDRNQFLRQCRAPATPYPFGRHHINAKVVFTEAYGLRKRPGMAKALEIAGLPLEGRHHRGEDDAWNIAALILNLARRDHWPAVGAGQAVSATSEQQSAARAEP; translated from the coding sequence GTGGCGGCGGTGTCCACCGATCAGCTGCTGAACGTCGTTGACATCGAGGCCACGTGCTGGTCGGGGCAACCGCCTGCCGGATCGGTCAGCGAGATCGTGGAGATCGGCTTGGCCGTGGTGGATCTGGAGTCCGCGCAACGCGTGGAACGGCACCGCATCCTCGTTCGGCCGACACGATCGCGGGTCAGCGCGTTCTGCACCGAGCTCACCGGCCTGACCCAGGAGGAAGTCGACACCGGTCTCGATTTCGCTGCGGCCTGCCGCCTGCTGGAGTCCGAGCATCACTCCGGGCGGCGGCCGTGGGCGAGCTGGGGCGACTACGACCGCAACCAGTTCCTCCGCCAGTGCCGGGCCCCCGCGACCCCCTATCCGTTCGGCCGGCACCACATCAACGCCAAAGTCGTCTTCACCGAGGCCTACGGGCTGCGCAAGCGTCCCGGGATGGCCAAGGCATTGGAGATCGCGGGCCTACCGCTCGAAGGCCGGCATCACCGGGGTGAGGACGACGCGTGGAACATCGCGGCGTTGATCCTCAACCTGGCGCGGCGCGACCACTGGCCGGCCGTCGGCGCCGGGCAAGCTGTTTCCGCGACGTCCGAACAGCAATCTGCGGCGCGCGCGGAGCCATGA
- a CDS encoding LLM class flavin-dependent oxidoreductase yields MSRQLHLNAFLMSSGHHEAAWRLPESDPYADVDVDHWIRLARIAERGKLNSLFLADGPVLWQGVEFRPAGQLEPTILLTILATATTHIGLIATASTTYNEPYNLARRFASLDHASGGRAGWNIVTTAGADAARNFGLEDQPDHSDRYQRAEEFVEVSRKLWDSWDDDARQADKATGRYIDPARVHNPEYVGKYYRVAGALNVPRPPQGHPLLVQAGSSEDGKDFAARYADAVFTAHQTLADAQGFYADLKSRAVAAGRDPASVIILPGIVPILAATEAQAQAKAQLLEDLIVPEYGLRQLAAVLEVPQEILKLDEQLPDSIPDSDTIEGAQSRSKLVVALARRERLTVRELIGRLGGGRGHFTFVGTYEQAADVIQEWFENGAADGFNIMGAALPSGLEEFVDHVVPILQERGLFRREYAGRTLREHYGLPRPANQYERVTAGQPGAG; encoded by the coding sequence GTGTCACGCCAACTGCACCTGAACGCCTTCCTGATGAGCTCCGGGCACCACGAGGCCGCCTGGCGGCTGCCCGAGAGCGACCCCTACGCCGACGTCGACGTCGATCACTGGATCCGGCTCGCGCGCATCGCCGAACGGGGCAAGCTCAACTCCCTCTTCCTCGCTGACGGCCCGGTGCTCTGGCAGGGCGTGGAGTTCCGTCCGGCCGGGCAGCTAGAGCCGACGATCCTGCTGACGATCCTGGCCACCGCCACCACCCACATCGGGCTGATCGCCACCGCGTCCACGACCTACAACGAGCCCTACAACCTGGCCCGGCGGTTCGCCTCGCTGGACCACGCCAGCGGCGGCCGCGCCGGCTGGAACATCGTCACCACGGCCGGGGCCGACGCGGCCCGCAACTTCGGTCTCGAGGACCAGCCCGACCACTCCGACCGGTACCAGCGAGCCGAGGAGTTCGTCGAGGTCTCCCGCAAACTCTGGGACAGCTGGGACGACGACGCCCGCCAGGCGGACAAGGCGACCGGCCGCTACATCGACCCCGCCCGGGTCCACAACCCCGAATACGTCGGCAAGTACTACCGGGTGGCCGGGGCCCTGAACGTGCCACGACCGCCCCAGGGGCACCCGCTGCTCGTCCAGGCCGGCTCGTCCGAAGACGGCAAGGACTTCGCCGCCCGCTACGCCGACGCGGTGTTCACCGCACACCAGACTCTCGCCGACGCGCAGGGCTTCTACGCCGACCTCAAGTCCCGCGCCGTCGCGGCCGGACGCGATCCGGCCTCGGTGATCATCCTGCCGGGCATCGTGCCGATCCTCGCCGCGACCGAAGCGCAAGCGCAGGCCAAGGCGCAGCTGCTGGAGGACCTCATCGTTCCCGAGTACGGCCTGCGACAGCTCGCCGCGGTGCTGGAGGTCCCGCAGGAGATCCTGAAACTCGACGAACAGCTGCCCGACAGCATCCCCGACAGCGACACCATCGAGGGCGCGCAGAGCCGATCGAAACTGGTGGTCGCGCTGGCACGCCGGGAGCGTCTCACCGTGCGCGAGCTGATCGGCAGGCTCGGCGGCGGCCGCGGCCACTTCACCTTCGTCGGCACCTACGAGCAGGCCGCCGACGTGATCCAGGAGTGGTTCGAGAACGGCGCGGCCGACGGTTTCAACATCATGGGTGCCGCGCTCCCCTCCGGCCTGGAGGAGTTCGTCGACCATGTCGTTCCGATCCTGCAGGAGCGGGGCCTGTTCCGCCGCGAGTACGCCGGGCGTACCTTGCGCGAGCACTACGGCCTGCCTCGACCGGCCAACCAGTACGAGAGGGTGACGGCCGGGCAGCCCGGCGCGGGCTGA